GCGACGAGAAGCCGGTCTACGCCCTCGAGGGCTCCATCGCCGTCACCGGCTCCCTCGTGCAGTGGATGCGCGACCAGATGGGCCTGATCAAGAGCGCGGCCGAGATCGAGACGCTCGCCAGCTCCGTCGAGGACAACGGCGGCGCGTACTTCGTGCCGGCCTTCTCCGGCCTGTTCGCCCCCTACTGGCGCTCCGACGCGCGCGGTGTCATCGCGGGTCTGACCCGCTACGTCACCAAGGCGCACATCGCCCGCGCCGTGCTCGAGGCCACCGCCTGGCAGACCCGCGAGATCACCGACGCCATGACGAAGGACTCCGGCGTCGAGCTGACCGCGCTCAAGGTCGACGGCGGCATGACCTCCAACAACTTGCTGATGCAGACGCTCTCGGACTTCCTGGACGCCCCCGTGGTGCGCCCGATGGTCGCCGAGACCACCTGCCTCGGCGCCGCCTACGCCGCCGGCCTCGCCGTCGGCTTCTGGCCGGACACCGACGCCCTGCGCGCCAACTGGCGCCGGGCCGCCGAGTGGACACCCCGGATGGACGCGGACACGCGTGACCGCGAGTACAAGAGCTGGCTCAAGGCCGTCGAGCGGACCATGGGCTGGATCGAGGACGAGGAGTAATCATGAGCACCCTGCAGAGCGTCCCGACCCTCGGGACGCACCCGGCTGCCGGTTCCAACCCGAGCCGCGCCGAGACCCGGGACCGACTGTCCAACGCGACGTACGACCTCCTGGTGATCGGCGGCGGCATCCTGGGCACCTCGGTGGCCTGGCACGCCGCGCAGTCCGGACTGCGGGTCGCGATGGTGGACGCCGGCGACTTCGCCGGCGCCACCTCCTCCGCCTCCTCCAAGCTCGTCCACGGCGGTCTGCGCTACCTGCAGACCGGCGCGGTCAAGCTGGTGGCGGAGAACCACCACGAGCGTCGGGTGCTGGCCAAGGACGTGGCCCCGCACCTGGTCAACCCGCTCACCTTCTACCTGCCGGTCTACAAGGGCGGCCCGGTCGGCGCCGCCAAGCTGGGCGCCGGTGTCTTCGCCTACTCCGCGCTGTCCGCCTTCGGCGACGGCGTCGGCAAGGTCATCTCCCCGGCGAAGGCCCAGGCCGCCAACCCGGGTCTGCGCACGGACAACCTCAAGGCCGTCGCGGTCTACTACGACCACCAGATGAACGACTCGCGCGTGGCCGTCATGACGGTCCGCGCGGCCGTCGAGTCCGGCGCCGTGGTCCTCAACCACGCCGAGGTGACCGGTCTGCGCTTCACGCACGGCAAGGTGACCGGCGCGGAGCTCAAGGACCGCACCGACGGCACCGAGTTCGGCGTCAACGCCCGCGTCGTGCTCAACGCCACCGGCCCGTGGGTCGACCACCTGCGCACCATGGAGGACAAGGGCGCCGCCCCCTCCATCCGCCTCTCCAAGGGCGCGCACATCGTGATGAAGCGCAAGTCGCCGTGGAAGGCCGCCATGGCCACCCCGATCGACAAGTACCGCATCACCTTCGCCCTCCCGTGGGAGGACCAGCTCCTCCTCGGCACCACCGACACCGCGTACGAGGGCGACCCGGCCGATGTCCGCGCCACCGAGGAGGACATCCAGCAGATCCTCGACGAGGCGGCGTTCTCCATCCAGGACGCGGACCTCGACCGCGACCTGATGACGTACGCCTTCGCGGGCCTGCGCGTGCTGCCGGGCGGCCCCGGCGACGTGGCCCAGGCCAAGCGCGAGACGGTCGTCTCCGAGGGCAAGGGTGGCATGCTGTCCGTCGCCGGCGGCAAGTGGACGACCTACCGCCACATCGGCCGTACGGTCATGAGCAAGCTCGCCAAGCTCCCCGGCAGCCCGCTGACCGAGGACATGGAGCCCATCTCCAACCTGGTCCGCCGCACCCCGCTGCCCGGCATCTCCAACCCCAACGCGGTCGCCCACCGACTGCTGGTGGACCGTGAGCCCGGCAGCCGCATGGACCCGCTGACCGCCCGTCACCTCGCCTCGCACTACGGCTCGCTGTCCTTCGACATCGCGCGCCTGGCGAACGAGAACCCGGAGCTGGCCGAGCGCATCCACCCCGACGGCCCCGAGATCTGGGCCCAGGTCGTCTACGCCCGTGACCACGAGTGGGCCGAGACGGTCGACGACGTGCTGCGCCGCCGCACGACCCTGACGATCCGCGGCCTGGACTCCGAGGACGTCCGCGCCAAGGTCAAGGACATGCTGGGCGACAAGGGCTGACGCCCGGCCGCACCGCGGCACCGCATCACCCGTCGAGGGGAGAGACGCAGCGTCTCTCCCCTCGACGCGTGTCCCGCCGGCGCCCCCGCCGGCCCGGGGACCGGCCGCGGGGGCGACTCCCGTCGTACGGGGGCCGCGACCGCGGGACGCGGAAGCCGTAGGCTTGAGGTCGCACGCGGGAAGCGGGCCGCCGACGGGCGACCGACGGGCCCGCGGAACACGCGACAGAACTGCACGGAACTGCAACCGGCGGTGGCACGGACACCCGTTCCGCCCCGGTCGGAAGGAGGCGCTGGGTGATCGAGCTTGAGGGGGTTCCCGAGCTGATCGACCCGGTCATGATCTGTGCCTTCGAGGGGTGGAACGACGCCGGGGACGCCGCCTCCAGCGCGGTCGCGCACCTCGACCGCGAGTGGAAGGGCGAGGTCTTCGGGGCGCTCGACGCCGAGGACTACTACGACTTCCAGGTCAACCGGCCCACGGTGTGGCTGGACGGCGGGGTCCGCAAGGTCACCTGGCCGACCACCCGGCTCTCCGTGGTGCGCACGGGCGGGGCGACACCGCGCGATCTGGTCCTGGTCCGGGGCATCGAGCCGAGCATGCGCTGGCGCTCGTTCTGCAACGAGATCCTCGGCTTCGCCCACGAGTTGGGGGTGGAGATGGTCGTGATCCTGGGCTCGCTGCTCGGTGACACCCCGCACACCCGGCCGGTACCGGTCAGCGGCGTCACCTCCGACCCGGACCTGGCGCGCACCATGGATCTGGAGGAGTCCCGCTACGAGGGCCCGACCGGCATCGTCGGCATTCTCCAGGAGGCGTGCACGCACGCGGGCATCCCGACGGTGAGCCTGTGGGCGGCGGTGCCGCACTACGTCTCGCAGCCGCCGAACCCGAAGGCGACCCTGGCGCTCCTCAACCGCCTGGAGGACCTGGTCAATCTGCGGATTCCGCTCGGCGACCTGCCGGAGGACGCGCGGGCCTGGCAGCTCGGCGTGGACCAGCTGGCGGCGGAGGACAGCGAGGTCGCGGAGTACGTCCAGTCGCTGGAGGAGGCGCGGGACACCGCCGAGCTGCCGGAGGCCTCCGGTGAGGCCATCGCCCGGGAGTTCGAGCGCTATCTGCGGCGCCGCGACGGCCAGCCCGGACCGGGGCAGCCCGGCCTCGGGACCGACCCCGGCGTCGCCGACGGCCGGGATTCCTCGTACCTCCGTGACACCTCCAGCGGCCGCACACGGCCGCCGAAGCCACAGCCCAAGGACGAGTCGCAGTCGTCGGCGTCCGAGGATGACCCCGGCACCGGACCGGCCCCCGAGGGGCCGAACGACAAGGGGCCGGACGGCAAGGACTGACCACCCCCTGAAGGCACCTCCCCAAGGCGCCTCCTGGAGGCTCCTGGAGACCGGTGACGCGACGGTGCCCGGGACGACCGCGACCGACGCGGGCGTCCCGGGCACCGTCGTCTTCGTGGCGCGGTCCGGCAACCGCCGTGCACGCGAAGGAGGGTGCTCCCCGGCCGTTCGAGCCGGGGAGCACCCTCCTTGGGAAATGCGCGGGGTCAGCCCGTCACAGGGCCACGCCGAGCAGTGCGTCGACGGCCCGCGAGACGACGCCGGGCGCGCCCTCGTCGCTGCCGCCGTCGGCGGCCTGGGCGGCGGCCCAGCGGTCGACCGCGGCGAGCGCGGCCGGGGCGTCGAGGTCGTCCGCGAGGGCGTCGCGGATCTCCTCGACCAGGGCGTCGGCGGACGGTCCGTCCGGGCGCGAGACGGCCGCGCGCCAGCGGCCGAGGCGGTCGACGGCCTCGGTCAGGACGGCGTCGGTCCACTCCCAGTCGGCCCGGTAGTGGTGGGCGAGCAGGGCGAGGCGGATGGCGGCGGGGTCGACGCCGTCACGGCGCAGCCGGGAGACGAAGACCAGGTTGCCCTTGGACTTGGACATCTTCTGGCCGTCCAGGGCGACCATGCCCGCGTGCACGTACGTCTTGGCGAACGGGTGCTCGCCGGTGAGCGCCTGGGCGTGCGAGGCGCCCATCTCGTGGTGCGGGAAGACGAGGTCGCTGCCGCCGCCCTGCACGTCGAAGCCCATGCCGAGGTGCTCGAGGGCGATCGCGACGCACTCGATGTGCCAGCCCGGGCGGCCGGGGCCGAGGGAGGCGCCGTCCCAGCTGGGCTCGCCCGGGCGGGCGGCCATCCACAGCATGGGGTCGAGGGGGTTCTTCTTGCCGGGGCGGTCCGGGTCGCCGCCGCGCTCGGCGGACAGCAGTCGCATCGCCTCCGCGTCGAGGCCGGAGACCGCGCCGAAGTGGCTGTCGGACGCGACGGAGAAGTAGACGTCGCCCTCGAGCTCGTAGGCGGCACCGGCGTCACGCAGCCGCTCCACCAGCGGAACGATCTTGGGTATCGACTCCACGGCGCCCACGTAGTGCCGCGGCGGCAGCATCCGCAGCGCGGTCATGTCCTCGCGGAAGAGGGCGGTCTCGCGCTCGGCGAGCGCGGTCCAGTCGTCGCCGTTGGCGAGGGCCCGCTCGAGCAGCGGGTCGTCGACGTCGGTGACGTTCTGGACGTAGTGGACCTGCCGCTTGGTGTCGAGCCACACGCGCTGCACGAGGTCGAACGCGTTGTAGGTCGCCGCGTGCCCCATGTGGGTGGCGTCGTACGGCGTGATGCCGCAGACATAGATACGGGCGACGGGACCGGGGGCGAGGGTCACTCGCTCGCCGGTCGCGGTGTCGTGGATCCGGAGGTCGCGGCCACTGCCAGGCAGGGCGGGTACCTCAGAAGCGGGCCAGGCATGCATGTCCTGAAGCCTAACCGGACGCATGTTCCGGATACGAACCGGACTCGGCTCTTGGCCGAAGTCAAGCTCTTGCGCGATCTCGGCCAATCCGTACCGGCGGACCGTCTCAGACCGGCGGCCAGGGGATGGCGGGCCACTGGCCACTGGGCTCGCGGTGCCGCCCGGTCCGCAGGAGGTCCGCGACGCGGGCGCGCAGCGCCTCGATCTCGGCGGGGGTGATCAACTCGGCCAGACGTGCGGCCAGGGGCCGCCCCTCGGCCAGATCGGCCGAAAGTCGCCGTAGGGCCTCCAGGGCCTCCTCGGGCAGCGGCTCGCCGGCCCAGCCCCACAGCAGGGTGCGCAGCTTGTCGTCGGCGTTGAAGGTCACGCCGTGGTCGATCGCGTACAGCCGCCCGTCGGCCGCGGGCAGCAGATGGCCGCCCTTGCGGTCACCGTTGTTGATCACCGCGTCGAGCACGGCCAGCCGCCGCAGCCGCACGTCGTCGGCGTGCACCAGCAGCGCGGTGCGGTCCTCCCCGACCTCCGCGAAGCCGACGGCCTTCCAGCCCGGGCCCGGCTCCTCGCCCTCGACCAGCGCCAGCAGCTCCGCGCCGGCGGCCGCCTCCTCGTCCGGGCCCTCGATCCACAGCTGGCACATGCCCTCGCCGTACGGGCCGTCGCGCAGCACCGTCGGCGGGATCAGTCCCCAGCCCATGGCCTCGGAGAGTTCGTACGCCGCCACCTCGCGCTGCGCCAGCGTCCCGTCGGGGAAGTCCCACAGCGGGCGCTCCCCGGCGACCGGCTTGTAGACACAGGAGGCGGTGACGCCCTCGTAGGTGACCGTGCAGTACAGGACCGCGTTGGACGCCTCACGGACCCGGCCGCGCACCGTCAGCTCGCCCAGTGCCAGCAGCTCGTGCGGGGTCA
The window above is part of the Streptomyces syringium genome. Proteins encoded here:
- a CDS encoding glycerol-3-phosphate dehydrogenase/oxidase, which translates into the protein MSTLQSVPTLGTHPAAGSNPSRAETRDRLSNATYDLLVIGGGILGTSVAWHAAQSGLRVAMVDAGDFAGATSSASSKLVHGGLRYLQTGAVKLVAENHHERRVLAKDVAPHLVNPLTFYLPVYKGGPVGAAKLGAGVFAYSALSAFGDGVGKVISPAKAQAANPGLRTDNLKAVAVYYDHQMNDSRVAVMTVRAAVESGAVVLNHAEVTGLRFTHGKVTGAELKDRTDGTEFGVNARVVLNATGPWVDHLRTMEDKGAAPSIRLSKGAHIVMKRKSPWKAAMATPIDKYRITFALPWEDQLLLGTTDTAYEGDPADVRATEEDIQQILDEAAFSIQDADLDRDLMTYAFAGLRVLPGGPGDVAQAKRETVVSEGKGGMLSVAGGKWTTYRHIGRTVMSKLAKLPGSPLTEDMEPISNLVRRTPLPGISNPNAVAHRLLVDREPGSRMDPLTARHLASHYGSLSFDIARLANENPELAERIHPDGPEIWAQVVYARDHEWAETVDDVLRRRTTLTIRGLDSEDVRAKVKDMLGDKG
- a CDS encoding PAC2 family protein — translated: MIELEGVPELIDPVMICAFEGWNDAGDAASSAVAHLDREWKGEVFGALDAEDYYDFQVNRPTVWLDGGVRKVTWPTTRLSVVRTGGATPRDLVLVRGIEPSMRWRSFCNEILGFAHELGVEMVVILGSLLGDTPHTRPVPVSGVTSDPDLARTMDLEESRYEGPTGIVGILQEACTHAGIPTVSLWAAVPHYVSQPPNPKATLALLNRLEDLVNLRIPLGDLPEDARAWQLGVDQLAAEDSEVAEYVQSLEEARDTAELPEASGEAIAREFERYLRRRDGQPGPGQPGLGTDPGVADGRDSSYLRDTSSGRTRPPKPQPKDESQSSASEDDPGTGPAPEGPNDKGPDGKD
- the mshC gene encoding cysteine--1-D-myo-inosityl 2-amino-2-deoxy-alpha-D-glucopyranoside ligase → MHAWPASEVPALPGSGRDLRIHDTATGERVTLAPGPVARIYVCGITPYDATHMGHAATYNAFDLVQRVWLDTKRQVHYVQNVTDVDDPLLERALANGDDWTALAERETALFREDMTALRMLPPRHYVGAVESIPKIVPLVERLRDAGAAYELEGDVYFSVASDSHFGAVSGLDAEAMRLLSAERGGDPDRPGKKNPLDPMLWMAARPGEPSWDGASLGPGRPGWHIECVAIALEHLGMGFDVQGGGSDLVFPHHEMGASHAQALTGEHPFAKTYVHAGMVALDGQKMSKSKGNLVFVSRLRRDGVDPAAIRLALLAHHYRADWEWTDAVLTEAVDRLGRWRAAVSRPDGPSADALVEEIRDALADDLDAPAALAAVDRWAAAQAADGGSDEGAPGVVSRAVDALLGVAL
- a CDS encoding SCO1664 family protein; the encoded protein is MSAPERIPPRSVTPHELLALGELTVRGRVREASNAVLYCTVTYEGVTASCVYKPVAGERPLWDFPDGTLAQREVAAYELSEAMGWGLIPPTVLRDGPYGEGMCQLWIEGPDEEAAAGAELLALVEGEEPGPGWKAVGFAEVGEDRTALLVHADDVRLRRLAVLDAVINNGDRKGGHLLPAADGRLYAIDHGVTFNADDKLRTLLWGWAGEPLPEEALEALRRLSADLAEGRPLAARLAELITPAEIEALRARVADLLRTGRHREPSGQWPAIPWPPV